In Streptococcus mitis, the DNA window TTTGATTATTTTTCTCCAATCCCCTATGAAAAAACAGAGAATACTGATGATTTGATTAGTGTTACAAGTTCTTCAAATGAGGATGCAGAAATCCAGTATCAAATTGAAGTGCCAGAAAACAGTCAAGTTTATCTTTCTTTCACAAACCTTCACTTTTCTAATGACAAACAAAAAAAGGTTGACATCCTTGTAAATGGGGAAAAGAAAACTTTTACAACTGATAATGTCTTCTCCTTCTTTAATCTAGGATATACTAAAGAGAAAAAAACTTTCAATATTAATGTTAGTTTCCCTGGAAATTCACAGGTATCATTTGAATCTCCTACCTTCTATCGTTTAGATACCAAAACTTTTACCGAGGCAATTCAAAAAATTAAAGAACAACCTGTCACAGTATCAACTTCTAAAAACAAGGTCTTTGCTACATATGATGTCAAACAAGATACGTCCATTTTTTTCACCATTCCTTATGACAAAGGTTGGTCTGCCTACCAAGATGGTAAAAAAATAGAAATTAAACAAGCTCAAACTGGCTTTATGAAAATTGACGTTCCTAAGGGAAAAGGAACTATTACACTTTCCTTTATTCCCAATGGTTTTGTTATTGGAGCAATCTGTTCCTTTACTTCTCTTTTACTATTTGGAATCTATAATCACAAACGAAAGTCATCTAAGACATAAAAAAATCGACCAGTTGGTCGATTTTTTTAATCTTCTTCCATTTTCTTAGGTCGATAAGCTAGCATACCTAAACCAGTAAATAGGGCTAATATCACAGCAAGGAAAATGACTTGATGATGAATATTTCCTGTCATAGAAATTGTTTGTCGTAATCCCGAAACTGAATAACTCATTGGTAACCAAGGATTAATAGCTCTAAAGAAATTATTTGTCAAAGCAAGTGGATAGGTACCTGCACTTGATGCTAACTGTAATAATAGCAAAATAAGAGAGAAGAAAGCTCCTACACGGCTATTCCATGTTGTTAATGCAGTTACAATAGACATAAATGTTAAGCTTGCGATAATAATTAAGAACAAGGTTCTCATTTCATGATTTGCTGTTAGACCAATAAGATGAACGCCACCATAGACTAAGACAGCGGCTAAAACAGCTATAACTCCATTTATCTCAAAGCGAGATTTGAACCAAGCCCAGCGAGTTTCAGGATGACGACCTGAAGGTAATTTAGCAAAAATCATATTTGTTGATAATGCAGCGACAAAGAGAGCGACTGATATCATATAAGGAGCCATAGCAATCCCATTTACAGGAACTTGATCATTGTCTGTTTTTGAAAGATTGAGTGGATTTGACAAAATCTCTGCATTTTTAGATTCTGTTGATGCTGATTTTAGTTGATTGCTAGCACTTCTTAAGCCTTGTCCTAGATCAGTAGTTCCTACTTGTAAACTTTCAATACCAGCAGTTAAAGTTGCTCCACCTTCAGCTAATTTTCCAGTACCATCTGCTATCTTCATAGCGCCACTTCCTAGTTGGGATGCTGCAGAAAGTAATTGTGTTGATTTATCTGTTAATTGATCAGAGCCAAATTGTAATTTAGTAAGACCTGCTATTAACTCTGGACTCTTATTGTTCAATTGAGCAGAACCAGATGATAGTTTTTCAATACCTGTTACTAATTCTGGAGTTTTCCCAGCTAGAGTATCCAAACCAGTTGTCAATTTTGAAGAGTTTTCTGTCAACTTGGTTGAGCCAGAAACCAATTGATCCAAACTTGTTGTTAAAGTTGTATTCTTTTTACTTAGTTGATTTACACCTAAAGAAATAGTATCCAATCCCTTAGTATACGCATTAACTCCATTTTCAATTGATTGACTTCCGGGAACTAACTGATTATCTACAGCATTTTGCAACTGTGTAAATCCAATTGACATAAATGTCAAGGAACTAGACGCTATAGGTAAAAGTTGATTTGCTTTAGTCTGTAAAGTAGAAAGATTAGAGACTGGTTGGTTTATACTTCCTAAATTTTCTTTTAAATCTCCTGCCGTCGTTAAAATTGCTTTTGCTGACTCTATCGTAGAATTAGAATTATTTGAAACAGCTTCAGTCAATTCTTTTTTCTGAGTTTCAGTGAGAGATTGATAAGTTGCTGTTGCTTGAAGATTTGTAAGAGTTTTCTCTTGCTCTGCTTGACTATTAGTCACAATAGTTTGAGCAAGAGTCGTTATATTTGTTAAGTCATTAGATATTGTATTTTTAAGATCAGTATTATCTGAAACTGTAACTGATTGGAGAGCCTTATTCAACTCATCTAAACTGCTTGCTAACTGTGTTATATCCTCTTTCTGTTGAGATGAAGTATTTAATTGTGTGGATATTTCTTTTATTCCTTTATTTAATTGAGTAATACCGTCTCTCAATGTATCTGATTGACTTGATAGTTGGTTTGTACCAACAGATAATTTGTCAACTCCGCTTGTATAGGCATTGACACCAACCGAAAATTGACTGAGACCTGAATTGAGTTGTGAAACTCCACCAGCATATGACTTCATCCCTGTATTTAACTGGTTGACACCTGCAACTAATTCTGGAGTTTTCGAAGATAATTGATTAAGT includes these proteins:
- a CDS encoding YhgE/Pip domain-containing protein; its protein translation is MFKEWKAIFKKPNFIIVMIGISLIPALYNVIFLSSMWDPYGQLSDLPVAVVNNDKEASYNGNTMAIGKDMVSNLEQNKSLDFHFVDEDEGKKGLEDGDYYMVVTLPSDLSEKAASILTNHPEQMQIDYQTSSGHSFIASKMSDSAMTQLKQNVSANVTESYTKALFQKMGDLKSGLTKAADGSEQLANGASQLAVGSQTLSSNLATLASSSLTFSDGTDQFTKGLTTYVTGVKQLNSGLGTFNDGLQNYTSAVSQVDTGLNQLSSKTPELVAGVNQLNTGMKSYAGGVSQLNSGLSQFSVGVNAYTSGVDKLSVGTNQLSSQSDTLRDGITQLNKGIKEISTQLNTSSQQKEDITQLASSLDELNKALQSVTVSDNTDLKNTISNDLTNITTLAQTIVTNSQAEQEKTLTNLQATATYQSLTETQKKELTEAVSNNSNSTIESAKAILTTAGDLKENLGSINQPVSNLSTLQTKANQLLPIASSSLTFMSIGFTQLQNAVDNQLVPGSQSIENGVNAYTKGLDTISLGVNQLSKKNTTLTTSLDQLVSGSTKLTENSSKLTTGLDTLAGKTPELVTGIEKLSSGSAQLNNKSPELIAGLTKLQFGSDQLTDKSTQLLSAASQLGSGAMKIADGTGKLAEGGATLTAGIESLQVGTTDLGQGLRSASNQLKSASTESKNAEILSNPLNLSKTDNDQVPVNGIAMAPYMISVALFVAALSTNMIFAKLPSGRHPETRWAWFKSRFEINGVIAVLAAVLVYGGVHLIGLTANHEMRTLFLIIIASLTFMSIVTALTTWNSRVGAFFSLILLLLQLASSAGTYPLALTNNFFRAINPWLPMSYSVSGLRQTISMTGNIHHQVIFLAVILALFTGLGMLAYRPKKMEED